In the Chloroflexota bacterium genome, one interval contains:
- a CDS encoding DUF2306 domain-containing protein encodes MFLILHIMGAVLALGTGLAAHRWPNGTTTHRWIGKGYLLGWVTLFSTGIVISRAGVSAPDVLNGLGMASASFAYSVIFFRKRLGRRWLRLHYQWMTQSYAFVCVATLNQIIARLGVDVNMWIFAAEVSLPFFILPYVGRKLDQRYGFAPKSKQLGNAASN; translated from the coding sequence ATGTTTCTGATTTTGCATATTATGGGGGCGGTCTTAGCACTTGGCACTGGCTTGGCGGCCCATCGCTGGCCCAACGGCACAACCACCCATCGATGGATTGGCAAAGGCTATTTGTTGGGATGGGTAACCCTCTTCAGTACAGGCATCGTCATCAGTCGGGCAGGAGTTAGTGCGCCCGATGTCCTGAATGGATTGGGAATGGCCTCAGCCAGCTTTGCCTATAGCGTGATTTTCTTTCGTAAACGCTTGGGGCGACGCTGGCTACGCCTACACTATCAATGGATGACCCAATCATATGCCTTTGTGTGTGTCGCAACCCTCAATCAAATTATTGCCCGCCTTGGGGTTGATGTTAACATGTGGATTTTTGCGGCTGAAGTTTCTTTACCCTTCTTCATTCTGCCCTATGTGGGTCGCAAGCTTGATCAACGCTATGGTTTTGCCCCCAAATCCAAGCAATTGGGCAATGCAGCAAGCAACTAA